In the genome of Flavobacterium panacagri, one region contains:
- a CDS encoding LysM peptidoglycan-binding domain-containing protein: MSLKDKYKEVIDLASQLEATNLEVREQDNVLYIDGIVKSAEDKEKLWNAYGTIDPDYRSADVVMDIKVAEGTSKEYTVKSGDSLSKIGKEFGVSWQTIFEANKDVISNPDLIQPGWKLKIPTTVL; encoded by the coding sequence ATGAGTTTAAAAGATAAATATAAAGAGGTGATAGATTTGGCTTCTCAGCTGGAGGCAACAAATTTAGAAGTAAGAGAACAAGATAATGTGTTGTATATCGATGGCATAGTAAAATCGGCAGAAGATAAAGAAAAACTTTGGAACGCTTATGGAACAATTGATCCAGATTACAGATCGGCTGATGTTGTAATGGATATTAAAGTTGCAGAAGGAACTTCAAAAGAATATACAGTTAAAAGCGGTGATTCGCTTTCGAAAATCGGAAAAGAATTTGGAGTTTCCTGGCAGACCATTTTTGAAGCCAACAAAGATGTTATTTCAAACCCCGACTTAATTCAACCCGGCTGGAAATTGAAGATACCAACAACAGTATTGTAG
- a CDS encoding BON domain-containing protein, protein MKFKSILLGMSLCIALVSCKPNDADIEKAITEKLNDTPEIQVSVHDGVATITGTCEDEIFKKNIEKSVRSVKGVKSVVNTCELARANQEPAAAAVVINPDTELDKSVHKVVDAYDGVSVTVVGGVVTLSGEIKRDKLQPLMQSIQELKPKKVDNKLIIK, encoded by the coding sequence ATGAAATTCAAATCAATTTTATTAGGAATGAGTCTGTGTATAGCTTTAGTATCTTGCAAGCCTAATGATGCAGATATCGAAAAAGCAATCACTGAAAAATTAAACGATACTCCAGAAATCCAAGTTTCAGTTCATGATGGTGTGGCAACGATTACAGGGACTTGCGAAGACGAAATTTTCAAGAAAAATATCGAAAAAAGCGTTAGATCAGTAAAAGGTGTAAAATCTGTTGTAAATACCTGCGAATTGGCGAGAGCTAATCAAGAACCTGCTGCAGCAGCGGTTGTGATCAATCCAGATACTGAATTAGATAAATCCGTACATAAAGTTGTTGATGCTTATGATGGCGTTAGTGTAACGGTTGTTGGAGGTGTTGTAACGCTTTCGGGAGAAATTAAAAGAGACAAATTACAGCCTCTTATGCAGAGCATACAAGAATTGAAACCGAAAAAAGTAGATAACAAATTAATCATAAAATAA